Proteins found in one Corynebacterium sanguinis genomic segment:
- a CDS encoding superoxide dismutase has product MAVYELPDLPYAYDALEPHISAEIMELHHSKHHANYVKGANAALEALEAERGGEANPDTLRALTKNLAFNLGGHTNHSIFWKNMAPNAGGAPTGEVAEAINRDFGSFEKFQAHFEGIANGLQGSGWAVLGYDHIAGRLIIQQMTDQQGNISVDFTPLLMLDMWEHAFYLQYKNVKADYVKAFWNVVNWADVNERYAAAAK; this is encoded by the coding sequence ATGGCTGTTTACGAGCTTCCTGACCTGCCCTACGCTTACGACGCGCTGGAGCCCCACATCTCCGCCGAGATCATGGAGCTTCACCACTCCAAGCACCACGCCAACTACGTCAAGGGCGCTAACGCTGCCCTCGAGGCACTCGAGGCTGAGCGGGGCGGTGAGGCTAACCCCGATACCCTGCGCGCCCTGACCAAGAACTTGGCGTTTAACTTGGGTGGCCACACCAACCACTCCATCTTCTGGAAGAACATGGCGCCGAACGCTGGTGGCGCGCCGACCGGTGAGGTCGCCGAGGCCATCAACCGCGATTTCGGCTCCTTCGAAAAGTTCCAGGCGCACTTCGAGGGTATCGCTAACGGCCTTCAGGGCTCCGGCTGGGCTGTGCTTGGCTACGATCACATTGCTGGTCGCCTTATCATCCAGCAGATGACTGACCAGCAGGGCAACATCTCCGTTGACTTCACCCCGCTGCTCATGCTCGACATGTGGGAGCACGCATTCTACTTGCAGTACAAGAACGTCAAGGCGGACTACGTCAAGGCGTTCTGGAACGTCGTCAACTGGGCGGACGTCAACGAACGTTACGCGGCTGCTGCCAAGTAA
- the msrA gene encoding peptide-methionine (S)-S-oxide reductase MsrA has product MGFLFGRTPELVDPRNALPGREEPVLARPRPHAVLGTPITGPWREGQKRLLIGLGCFWGVEKMYWQLDGVESTSVGYGGGVTPNPTYREVCSGGTNHTELVEVVYDPQRITLKELVRAGLEAHDPTQGFRQGNDVGTQYRSAFYTDTEEEAELIRGWVDQYGEQLAQAGLGPITTEVRSGADYYLAEDDHQQYLHKVPGGYCPHHSTGIACGI; this is encoded by the coding sequence ATGGGATTTCTTTTTGGACGCACACCTGAACTCGTCGATCCGCGCAACGCCCTGCCCGGCCGGGAGGAGCCGGTGCTGGCCCGGCCCCGACCCCACGCTGTGTTGGGCACCCCGATTACGGGCCCCTGGCGCGAGGGGCAAAAGAGGCTGCTCATCGGACTGGGCTGTTTCTGGGGAGTGGAAAAAATGTACTGGCAGCTAGACGGTGTCGAATCCACCTCCGTCGGTTACGGCGGCGGGGTCACCCCGAACCCGACCTACCGCGAGGTCTGCTCCGGAGGAACCAACCACACCGAGCTGGTCGAGGTGGTCTACGACCCGCAGCGCATCACACTCAAGGAGCTCGTCCGCGCCGGGCTCGAGGCCCACGACCCCACCCAGGGCTTTCGCCAGGGCAACGACGTGGGCACCCAGTACCGCTCCGCCTTCTACACCGACACCGAGGAGGAGGCCGAGCTGATCCGCGGCTGGGTGGACCAGTACGGCGAGCAGCTTGCCCAGGCGGGCCTGGGGCCGATCACCACCGAGGTGCGCTCAGGCGCCGACTACTACCTCGCCGAGGACGACCACCAGCAGTACCTGCACAAGGTGCCGGGCGGTTACTGCCCGCACCACTCCACGGGAATCGCCTGCGGCATTTAG